The Acidobacteriota bacterium genome includes a region encoding these proteins:
- a CDS encoding Gfo/Idh/MocA family oxidoreductase: MNHQSGKTSRRDFIKLTTATTLAAATSTTILAAERSSLRERVAPSDRIRLGLVGAGGQGMGDTREALKVPGVELVAAADLYDGRLARAKEIWGNQLFTTRDYREVLARPDVDAIIIATPDHWHMRISNEAMKAGKDVYCEKPMVQSLEQGKHVIETAKQTNRIFQVGSQRVSSIVYKKAKDLLASGAIGELNMVEAWWDRSSAIGAWQYSIPPDASPTTVDWDRFLGEAPKRAFDATRFFRWRNYRDYGTGVAGDLFVHLFSGLHFVVGTTGPTRVMATGGTRYWNDGRDVPDVMLALCDYPKTANTPAFNLALRVNFAAGANESSGFRFIGSEGVMTLSGVVTLSKKTRAKEPGYTIDTFPKATQEAFLKEYRAKYPENKQDINASSQDTYAPPSGYSDSVDHLTAFFEGMRSRKPVVEDAVFGFRAAGPALLTNRSYFDNRAYDWNAETMTFSKERGA, encoded by the coding sequence ATGAACCACCAAAGCGGAAAAACCTCTCGACGAGATTTCATCAAGCTGACCACGGCTACGACCCTGGCAGCCGCAACGTCAACAACGATCCTCGCAGCCGAGCGGTCAAGCCTGCGGGAGAGAGTCGCGCCCAGCGACAGAATCAGGCTCGGGCTTGTCGGAGCCGGCGGGCAAGGGATGGGTGACACTCGCGAAGCTTTAAAGGTTCCCGGCGTCGAACTCGTAGCCGCGGCTGACCTGTACGACGGACGCCTGGCTCGCGCCAAAGAAATCTGGGGCAACCAGCTCTTCACCACGCGTGATTATCGCGAAGTACTTGCACGCCCCGATGTTGATGCGATCATCATCGCCACCCCGGACCACTGGCACATGCGCATCTCGAATGAAGCGATGAAGGCCGGCAAAGACGTCTATTGCGAGAAGCCGATGGTGCAGTCGCTCGAGCAAGGCAAGCACGTCATCGAGACCGCGAAACAGACGAATCGCATCTTTCAAGTCGGCAGCCAGCGGGTCAGCTCGATCGTCTACAAGAAAGCCAAGGACCTGCTAGCCTCGGGAGCGATCGGCGAGCTGAACATGGTTGAAGCCTGGTGGGATCGCAGCAGCGCGATCGGCGCGTGGCAATATTCAATACCGCCGGACGCCTCGCCCACGACCGTTGACTGGGACCGCTTTCTGGGTGAAGCGCCGAAGCGGGCGTTCGATGCCACGAGGTTCTTCCGATGGCGGAACTATCGCGACTACGGTACGGGGGTCGCCGGCGACCTGTTCGTTCATCTTTTTTCGGGCTTGCACTTCGTGGTTGGAACAACCGGGCCGACGCGAGTGATGGCGACCGGCGGGACGCGCTACTGGAACGACGGACGCGACGTGCCCGATGTGATGCTGGCGTTGTGCGACTACCCCAAGACCGCGAACACACCTGCCTTTAATCTGGCTCTGAGAGTCAATTTTGCGGCCGGCGCAAACGAAAGCTCAGGCTTCCGATTCATCGGAAGCGAAGGCGTGATGACGCTGTCGGGCGTAGTGACGCTCTCGAAAAAGACTCGAGCGAAGGAACCGGGCTACACGATCGATACTTTCCCGAAGGCGACTCAGGAGGCATTCTTGAAGGAGTACCGCGCGAAGTATCCGGAGAACAAACAGGACATCAACGCATCGAGTCAGGATACCTACGCGCCGCCTTCAGGCTACAGCGATTCGGTCGATCACCTCACTGCGTTCTTTGAAGGCATGCGCTCTCGCAAGCCAGTGGTGGAGGATGCAGTGTTTGGCTTCCGCGCGGCGGGGCCGGCTCTGCTTACCAATCGCAGCTACTTCGACAATCGAGCATACGACTGGAACGCCGAGACGATGACGTTCAGTAAGGAACGAGGTGCTTGA
- a CDS encoding CoA transferase, translating to MLRVMPGPLEGIRVIDFGRFIAGPYCAMLLADFGADVIRVERRDGGEDRKLGPVTESGEGGLFLTINRNKRGITLDLGHPKAREIIRRLVGTADIVVVNLPLAVMKKLGLDYESLRAVKDNIILVMASAFGPDGPYADRVGFDGVVQAMSGAMSLTGFPGPPVRSIVSWADYGTALHGAFGAMTALYHRQKTGRGQLIDVSLLATGVTFMTPLLAELKTMGIRREQIGNTGYYAAPSDAYQTRDGWIIVPTIGGPMFRRWARLIGREDLIDDPRFRDDISRGNNAAVINEAMSSWCSTRTREKAIAELEVARIPCGPCYNLDEVVADPQVNSRNLLEQIEYPGGKKPVSIASPPLRLSETPAAACRRAPTLGEHTGEVLGELGFTPEDIAALRESNAI from the coding sequence ATGCTGCGAGTTATGCCGGGACCTCTTGAAGGAATTCGAGTCATCGATTTTGGTCGCTTCATCGCCGGGCCTTACTGCGCGATGTTGCTCGCCGACTTCGGCGCCGATGTGATCCGCGTCGAGCGGCGCGATGGTGGCGAAGACCGCAAACTCGGCCCCGTCACCGAAAGCGGCGAAGGCGGCCTGTTCCTAACCATCAATCGCAACAAGCGCGGCATCACGCTCGATCTCGGCCATCCCAAAGCTCGAGAGATCATCCGCCGTCTCGTTGGCACCGCCGACATCGTCGTCGTCAATCTGCCGCTCGCGGTGATGAAGAAGCTTGGGCTTGACTACGAATCGCTTCGTGCCGTGAAAGACAACATCATCCTCGTGATGGCCTCCGCGTTTGGCCCCGATGGTCCGTATGCCGATCGCGTAGGCTTCGACGGAGTCGTTCAAGCGATGAGTGGCGCGATGAGCCTCACTGGATTCCCCGGTCCGCCAGTCCGCTCGATTGTTTCGTGGGCCGACTATGGGACGGCGCTCCACGGAGCATTCGGAGCGATGACCGCGCTGTATCATCGGCAGAAAACCGGTCGGGGTCAGTTGATAGACGTGTCGTTGCTTGCAACCGGGGTGACTTTCATGACGCCGCTTTTGGCCGAGCTCAAGACGATGGGGATTCGCCGGGAGCAGATAGGAAACACCGGCTACTACGCGGCGCCGAGCGACGCTTACCAGACGCGAGATGGATGGATCATCGTTCCGACCATCGGCGGTCCGATGTTCCGGCGCTGGGCGCGATTGATTGGCAGGGAAGACTTGATCGATGATCCGCGATTCAGAGACGACATCTCGCGCGGTAACAACGCCGCGGTCATCAACGAGGCGATGTCTTCGTGGTGTTCCACGCGCACGCGAGAAAAAGCGATCGCGGAGCTTGAAGTCGCGCGGATTCCCTGCGGACCCTGTTACAACCTGGACGAAGTGGTCGCTGATCCTCAGGTGAACTCGCGAAATCTTCTCGAACAGATCGAGTACCCCGGAGGCAAGAAGCCCGTCTCGATCGCGAGCCCGCCGCTGCGCTTGAGCGAAACGCCCGCCGCCGCATGCCGCCGCGCTCCCACGTTGGGCGAGCACACCGGCGAGGTCCTTGGCGAACTTGGTTTCACTCCCGAAGACATCGCCGCCCTTCGAGAATCAAACGCCATCTAA
- a CDS encoding MFS transporter — MAQPKENEEPYPPQGYAWYVVGVLTFVYIFSFIDRQILNLLVRPIRRDLGITDFQMSLLMGFSFALFYTFFGIPLGRLADSRSRRTIIAVGFAVWSVMTAGCGLARNFVQMLLLRVGVGVGEAALSPAAYSIITDYFPPKRRATAISVYGMGIYIGSGVAFIVGGLVAGLASAQETWDLPLVGATRPWQVVFFIVGLPGVLLALLMYTVREPVRRGIKTMKAADGKTRVAQVPMNEVVAYLKQNWRTFACHNVGFALLSFSSYGSSAWIPTFFVRNHGWSESQAGQVYGWIVAIASTVGIVAGGRLADWMVERGHRDATMRVGLMVAIAWLPFGLLYPVVSDAYWAAALLVPAAFLASAPFGVSAAAIQQMMPNSMRGQASAIYLFVVNLIGLGLGPSAVAAATDFIFEDDQAVRYSLVSVAAFAHVGAATLLWAGLKPFIASLERLKQWNAANV, encoded by the coding sequence ATGGCTCAGCCAAAGGAAAACGAAGAACCTTACCCGCCGCAAGGCTACGCGTGGTACGTGGTCGGCGTGCTGACGTTCGTCTACATCTTCTCATTTATCGACCGGCAGATTCTGAATCTGCTTGTGCGGCCGATTCGGCGCGACCTTGGCATCACCGACTTTCAGATGAGCCTGCTGATGGGATTCAGCTTCGCGCTCTTCTACACCTTCTTCGGCATTCCGCTTGGCAGGCTCGCCGATTCGCGGAGCCGCCGCACGATCATCGCTGTAGGCTTCGCTGTCTGGAGCGTGATGACAGCGGGCTGCGGGCTCGCGAGGAACTTCGTGCAGATGCTGCTGCTGCGCGTGGGGGTGGGAGTCGGCGAAGCGGCATTGTCCCCTGCGGCCTACTCGATCATCACCGACTACTTTCCTCCGAAACGGCGGGCGACGGCCATCAGCGTCTACGGGATGGGAATCTACATCGGCTCGGGGGTCGCGTTTATTGTCGGCGGTCTGGTAGCCGGTCTCGCATCGGCTCAGGAGACCTGGGACCTACCATTAGTCGGGGCGACACGGCCCTGGCAGGTCGTGTTCTTCATCGTCGGCCTTCCCGGCGTGTTGCTCGCGCTTCTTATGTACACGGTGCGCGAGCCAGTTCGTCGCGGCATCAAGACGATGAAGGCGGCGGACGGCAAGACAAGAGTCGCGCAGGTGCCAATGAACGAGGTTGTTGCTTACCTCAAACAGAATTGGCGCACTTTCGCGTGTCACAACGTCGGGTTTGCGCTGTTGTCATTCTCCTCTTATGGCAGCAGCGCGTGGATTCCAACTTTCTTCGTGCGCAATCACGGCTGGAGCGAATCGCAGGCCGGTCAGGTCTACGGCTGGATCGTTGCTATAGCCAGCACGGTCGGAATAGTCGCGGGGGGACGGCTGGCCGACTGGATGGTAGAGCGCGGCCACAGAGATGCGACTATGCGCGTTGGGTTGATGGTCGCGATTGCGTGGCTCCCCTTTGGGTTGCTCTATCCAGTGGTTTCGGATGCTTACTGGGCGGCTGCGCTGCTGGTCCCTGCAGCCTTTCTGGCAAGCGCGCCGTTTGGTGTTTCCGCGGCTGCGATTCAGCAGATGATGCCGAATTCTATGCGCGGGCAGGCCTCGGCGATCTACCTCTTCGTAGTCAACCTCATTGGACTTGGCCTCGGACCTTCTGCCGTTGCAGCCGCGACCGATTTCATTTTTGAAGATGATCAGGCGGTTCGGTACTCGCTGGTTAGCGTCGCCGCCTTCGCGCATGTGGGGGCGGCGACTTTGCTTTGGGCTGGACTCAAGCCGTTTATCGCCAGCCTCGAGCGGTTGAAGCAGTGGAACGCCGCTAATGTTTGA
- a CDS encoding acyl-CoA dehydrogenase family protein: MLNTPFLEDHHRQLAQQVDRFVSEQVRGAALGGTEDEQARSLVRALAREGLLARTVPARFESGASSLDVRALCVVREHLCYESSLADLMFAMQGLGSFPVALAGSDELKRQLLPKVTSGDAIAAFAITEPEAGSDVSALQTTARRDGASYVLDGVKTFISNAGLADFYTVFAKTDSAKGSKGISAFVVEKHASGFHFEEKIELIAPHPIGRIRFDGCRVPLSNLLGEEGEGFKIAMTTLDSFRPTVGAAAAGLAWRALDEAIGYAKRRVQFGKPIAEFQATQMKLAEMATELDAARLLVYRAAWLKDTGVTRVTLESAMAKLYATEAAQRVIDSAVQIHGGTGVVRGAVVERLYREVRALRIYEGTSEIQKLVIAGQLLR; the protein is encoded by the coding sequence ATGCTGAACACACCGTTCCTCGAAGACCATCATCGGCAGCTCGCCCAGCAAGTCGATCGCTTCGTCAGCGAGCAAGTGCGCGGCGCGGCTCTTGGTGGAACTGAAGACGAGCAGGCTCGGAGTCTTGTAAGGGCGCTCGCTCGCGAAGGGCTGCTGGCCCGCACGGTTCCCGCGCGGTTTGAAAGCGGCGCAAGCTCGCTCGACGTGCGAGCGCTATGCGTTGTGCGCGAACATCTCTGCTATGAATCCTCGCTGGCCGATCTGATGTTCGCGATGCAGGGGCTCGGCAGCTTCCCGGTGGCGCTTGCGGGATCGGATGAGCTCAAGCGGCAACTCCTGCCAAAGGTCACGAGCGGCGATGCGATCGCGGCGTTCGCGATCACCGAACCCGAAGCCGGTTCGGACGTGTCGGCTCTTCAAACGACGGCGCGCCGCGATGGTGCAAGCTACGTGCTTGACGGAGTGAAGACCTTCATCTCGAATGCGGGGCTTGCGGATTTTTACACCGTGTTCGCGAAGACTGACTCCGCAAAAGGAAGCAAGGGCATCTCGGCGTTCGTGGTCGAGAAGCACGCGTCCGGCTTTCACTTTGAAGAGAAGATCGAATTGATCGCGCCGCATCCGATCGGCCGCATAAGATTTGACGGTTGCCGCGTGCCTCTGTCCAATCTGCTCGGCGAAGAAGGCGAGGGCTTCAAGATAGCGATGACGACGCTCGATTCGTTTCGGCCAACCGTCGGCGCGGCGGCGGCGGGGCTGGCGTGGCGCGCGCTCGATGAAGCGATCGGCTACGCGAAGCGCAGGGTGCAATTCGGAAAACCAATTGCCGAGTTTCAAGCGACGCAGATGAAGCTGGCCGAGATGGCCACCGAGCTTGATGCGGCCCGCCTTCTGGTCTATCGAGCGGCCTGGCTAAAAGACACCGGCGTCACTCGAGTGACTCTCGAGTCTGCGATGGCGAAGCTCTACGCTACCGAAGCCGCACAGCGGGTCATCGATTCAGCAGTTCAGATCCACGGCGGAACAGGCGTGGTGCGCGGTGCGGTAGTCGAACGTCTCTATCGCGAAGTTCGCGCGCTGAGGATCTACGAAGGAACATCGGAGATCCAGAAGCTGGTCATCGCCGGGCAGCTACTTCGGTGA
- the glpD gene encoding glycerol-3-phosphate dehydrogenase codes for MNEGPNTWSTAAIELSMRTRAASLERMRSEVFDLAVIGGGITGAGVALDAASRGLTVALIEKRDFASGTSSRSSKLIHGGLRYLEQFNFGLVRESLHERAVLSRIAPHLSKPLQFLVPVYSSSEQSPLGANRLKLAVGLWLYDLLAGRRNIGRHQWLSREAALKQAPALEPRGLRGAFLYYDGLTDDARLVIEVIKAAAAHGALVANYVSARGFRNDDDGVSKVELEDTRDGGSFELRAKVVVNATGVWSDEVSRLSDARAPKRLRPSKGIHVVVPSERLQNHTAVLIPSLGESRFLFVIPWQGRTVIGTTDTDYSGSLDDPRAEADEVDRVVQSAARAFPDARLSTEDVISTFAGLRPLIAADGQSTKELSRKEEVFEDASGLITITGGKLTTWRRMAERVVDSVGRRLETIDGVRRPRAHRSVTENIQLAGGTPQGDARKEARAATEFGIDVATVEHLMGTYGSNYRVILELTRESEELKTTLIDGLPHIVAEAVYAARFEMAATVEDFLSRRTRIELLVSDHGRSCAMRVSSLLEREAGRPTAEEQSVGVLQEAPTC; via the coding sequence ATGAATGAGGGGCCCAACACCTGGTCGACTGCCGCGATCGAGTTATCAATGCGCACCCGCGCGGCTAGTCTCGAACGAATGCGCAGCGAGGTATTCGATCTCGCTGTCATCGGCGGAGGAATTACGGGCGCCGGGGTCGCGCTCGATGCAGCATCGCGAGGGCTCACGGTCGCGCTCATCGAGAAGCGCGACTTCGCAAGCGGAACCAGCTCGCGATCGTCGAAGTTGATTCACGGGGGCCTGCGCTACCTCGAGCAATTCAATTTCGGTCTGGTGCGTGAGTCGCTTCACGAGCGCGCCGTGCTTTCGCGAATCGCTCCTCATCTAAGCAAGCCGCTCCAGTTTCTGGTGCCCGTCTATTCTTCGAGCGAGCAATCTCCCCTCGGAGCGAATAGGCTGAAGCTTGCGGTTGGGCTATGGCTGTACGATCTGCTGGCTGGGCGCCGGAACATCGGTCGACATCAATGGCTGTCGCGTGAAGCCGCGCTCAAGCAAGCCCCGGCGCTTGAGCCGCGCGGTCTCCGCGGCGCGTTCCTTTACTACGACGGTCTGACCGACGACGCGCGGCTGGTGATCGAGGTGATCAAAGCGGCAGCCGCTCACGGCGCGCTGGTAGCGAACTACGTCAGCGCGCGTGGATTTCGCAACGACGATGACGGCGTGTCGAAGGTTGAGCTAGAGGACACGCGCGATGGCGGCTCGTTCGAGTTGCGCGCGAAGGTAGTCGTGAACGCAACCGGAGTGTGGTCGGATGAGGTGTCTCGCCTGTCTGACGCAAGGGCGCCGAAAAGACTCCGGCCCTCGAAAGGCATCCACGTCGTTGTTCCATCTGAAAGGCTACAGAACCACACGGCCGTGTTGATTCCGTCGCTTGGCGAGAGCCGGTTTCTGTTCGTCATTCCGTGGCAGGGCCGCACGGTCATCGGGACGACAGACACGGACTATTCAGGAAGTCTGGACGACCCGCGTGCCGAGGCCGATGAAGTGGATCGCGTTGTGCAATCAGCGGCTCGAGCTTTCCCGGACGCGCGGCTGTCAACCGAAGACGTGATCAGCACGTTCGCCGGGCTGAGGCCGTTGATCGCCGCGGACGGACAGTCGACAAAAGAGCTTTCGCGCAAGGAGGAGGTCTTCGAAGACGCCTCGGGCCTGATCACTATCACGGGCGGCAAGCTGACAACCTGGAGACGAATGGCTGAGCGCGTCGTTGATTCCGTTGGCCGTCGACTTGAAACCATTGATGGAGTCCGCCGGCCGCGAGCGCATCGCAGCGTGACTGAGAACATCCAGCTTGCGGGTGGAACGCCTCAAGGCGACGCGCGCAAAGAAGCTCGAGCCGCGACGGAATTCGGTATTGACGTAGCTACGGTCGAGCACTTGATGGGAACCTACGGCAGCAACTATCGTGTGATCCTCGAACTCACCCGCGAGTCGGAAGAGTTGAAAACGACCTTGATCGACGGACTTCCTCACATCGTGGCCGAAGCCGTCTACGCCGCGCGATTCGAGATGGCGGCGACTGTCGAAGACTTTCTTTCGCGCCGAACTCGCATTGAATTGCTCGTGAGCGATCACGGCCGCTCGTGCGCTATGCGCGTATCGAGCTTGCTCGAGCGCGAGGCTGGCAGGCCGACGGCTGAAGAACAAAGCGTCGGCGTTCTGCAAGAGGCCCCAACATGCTGA
- a CDS encoding DUF885 family protein: MSSARLLVIGVLIAMLALGGGFGFSSSARAHSETEQRGLDSDAGPKKGDDPIPRLNDADSRPSEMRGVIERYTADRGSLARFYSVEASSARQARMKQFYTDWLAALAKLGFDSMSQDGRIDYLLFKNHLDHELRQLDLQTKALAEVATLVPFGQTITDLEDTRRRMEAIDSAKIAALFTKMARQIDGTSKAVEGGLKPDAKPDAIKAKKTVANRAVAAIVSLRNTLRNWYGFHNGYDPIFTWWVGEPYKSVDQSLEKYAAFLREKVLGLKPGDTTEIIGDPIGREALMSELSFEMIPYTPEELVAIANKEYAWCEAEMKRASRELGYGDDWMKALEYVKTLYVEPGKQPDLIRELALEAIRFVDDHDLVTVPQLARDTWRMEMMTPERQLVSPFFLGGETIQVSYPTNTMGHEAKMMSMRGNNIHFSRATVFHELIPGHHLQGFMAARYRTYRQLFSTPFWTEGGALYWEMLLWDMNFAKSPENRIGMLFWRMHRSARIIFSLSFHLEKMTPQECIDLLVKRVGHEVDNATAEVRRSFGGAYGPLYQCAYLLGGLQVRALRRELVDSGKMTNRAFHDAVLKENRIPIEMVRASLTKQKLTGDFVSSWKFYGANPAVR; encoded by the coding sequence ATGAGTAGTGCGAGACTCTTGGTGATCGGTGTTTTGATTGCGATGCTCGCGCTTGGCGGCGGTTTCGGGTTCAGCTCCTCAGCGCGCGCGCATAGCGAAACGGAACAAAGAGGCCTCGACTCAGATGCCGGGCCGAAAAAGGGCGATGACCCGATCCCCCGGTTGAACGACGCGGACTCGCGGCCAAGCGAGATGCGCGGCGTGATCGAAAGGTACACAGCGGACCGCGGCAGCCTCGCCCGGTTTTACTCCGTCGAAGCTTCGTCGGCGCGACAGGCTCGGATGAAACAGTTTTACACCGACTGGCTTGCGGCACTCGCGAAGCTCGGTTTCGATTCGATGAGTCAGGATGGGCGCATCGATTACTTACTCTTCAAGAATCACCTCGACCACGAACTGCGCCAGTTGGACCTGCAAACCAAAGCCCTTGCCGAAGTTGCCACGCTCGTGCCGTTTGGTCAGACCATCACCGATCTCGAAGACACCCGCCGCCGCATGGAAGCTATCGATTCCGCAAAGATCGCGGCGTTGTTCACCAAGATGGCCAGGCAGATCGACGGGACGAGCAAGGCAGTCGAGGGTGGGCTCAAACCCGACGCGAAACCCGATGCGATCAAAGCGAAGAAGACCGTCGCGAACCGCGCTGTCGCTGCGATCGTGAGCCTTCGTAACACGCTGCGGAACTGGTACGGCTTCCACAACGGCTACGATCCGATATTCACGTGGTGGGTCGGCGAGCCTTACAAGTCTGTCGATCAATCGCTTGAAAAGTACGCGGCGTTCCTGCGCGAAAAAGTCCTAGGGCTGAAACCGGGGGACACAACCGAGATCATCGGCGATCCCATAGGGCGCGAGGCGCTGATGAGCGAGCTTAGCTTCGAGATGATTCCTTACACGCCCGAAGAGCTGGTTGCGATCGCCAACAAGGAGTACGCGTGGTGCGAAGCTGAGATGAAACGTGCATCGAGAGAGCTTGGCTACGGCGACGATTGGATGAAGGCGCTCGAATACGTGAAGACGTTGTACGTCGAGCCAGGCAAGCAACCCGATCTGATCCGCGAGCTGGCGCTTGAAGCGATCAGGTTCGTTGACGATCACGATCTGGTCACCGTTCCGCAACTTGCTCGCGACACCTGGCGCATGGAGATGATGACACCCGAACGCCAGTTGGTCAGTCCGTTCTTTCTTGGCGGCGAGACGATTCAAGTTTCTTATCCTACAAACACGATGGGCCACGAAGCGAAGATGATGAGCATGCGCGGGAACAACATCCACTTCTCGCGCGCGACGGTGTTTCACGAGTTGATCCCGGGGCATCATCTGCAGGGATTCATGGCCGCTCGATACCGGACCTATCGCCAGCTCTTCAGCACGCCCTTCTGGACGGAAGGCGGCGCGCTCTACTGGGAGATGCTGCTGTGGGACATGAACTTCGCCAAGTCACCCGAGAACCGGATCGGCATGCTCTTCTGGCGAATGCACCGCTCTGCGCGAATCATTTTCTCGCTCAGCTTTCATCTCGAAAAGATGACGCCGCAGGAGTGCATCGACCTGTTGGTCAAGCGAGTGGGTCACGAAGTCGACAACGCGACCGCCGAAGTTCGGCGCTCGTTTGGCGGAGCCTATGGGCCGCTGTATCAATGCGCGTACTTGCTTGGCGGCTTGCAGGTTCGTGCGCTTCGTCGCGAATTAGTCGACTCGGGCAAGATGACTAACCGGGCGTTTCACGATGCGGTGTTGAAAGAGAATCGAATCCCGATCGAAATGGTGCGCGCGAGCCTGACAAAGCAGAAGCTGACGGGTGACTTTGTTTCGAGCTGGAAGTTCTATGGCGCCAACCCGGCAGTGCGATGA
- a CDS encoding DUF1080 domain-containing protein: MFKTSVLAVLCAAVPGVLVIAAGSPRRMAADDKIIGRWDMTIQGAAGQYPSWFEASREGEKLKGRFVGRTGSQLPMASIEFANGHLAFSVQFDQNTRYEAQLIGKRLEGTISGREGQTMKWTAVRAPKLGRKSTPRWGKPITLFNGRDLIGWRVRDPAKAATWRVVDGVLENTPRGTDIITEQKFTNFKLHVEFKLIDKSNSGVYLRGRYEIQVQEDFGKEPESHRCAGIYGFISPSSIPAKQPGEWQSFDITFIGRRVTVVFNDKTVIDNAEIPGITGGALDSNEGEPGPIMLQGDHTQIYYRNMVITPSK; this comes from the coding sequence ATGTTCAAGACAAGCGTTCTAGCTGTGCTATGCGCAGCAGTGCCGGGCGTTCTGGTAATCGCGGCCGGTTCGCCTCGCAGGATGGCGGCGGATGACAAAATAATCGGGCGCTGGGACATGACCATCCAGGGCGCCGCCGGTCAGTATCCCTCATGGTTTGAAGCGAGTCGCGAGGGTGAGAAGCTCAAAGGCCGTTTCGTGGGACGCACCGGCAGCCAGCTTCCGATGGCGTCGATCGAGTTCGCAAACGGTCACCTCGCCTTCTCGGTTCAGTTTGATCAGAACACCAGGTACGAAGCTCAACTGATCGGAAAGCGGCTCGAAGGAACCATATCCGGCCGCGAAGGACAAACGATGAAATGGACCGCGGTTCGCGCGCCAAAGCTCGGCCGCAAATCAACTCCGCGATGGGGCAAGCCGATAACGCTCTTCAACGGACGCGATCTGATCGGGTGGAGAGTTCGTGACCCCGCCAAGGCCGCGACCTGGCGCGTAGTCGATGGGGTGTTGGAAAACACGCCTCGCGGCACGGACATAATTACCGAGCAGAAGTTCACCAACTTCAAGCTTCACGTCGAATTCAAGCTGATCGATAAGAGCAACAGCGGCGTTTATCTGCGCGGCCGGTACGAGATCCAGGTTCAGGAAGACTTCGGCAAAGAGCCTGAGAGCCATCGCTGCGCCGGCATCTACGGCTTCATCAGCCCTTCGAGCATTCCCGCGAAGCAGCCAGGAGAGTGGCAGTCATTCGACATCACGTTCATCGGCCGCCGGGTCACCGTGGTTTTCAACGACAAGACCGTCATCGACAACGCCGAGATCCCGGGGATTACCGGAGGCGCACTCGACAGCAACGAAGGCGAGCCCGGCCCGATAATGTTGCAGGGTGATCACACGCAGATCTACTACCGAAACATGGTCATCACCCCGTCCAAGTGA